The genomic segment GCGATGGAGGGATGCCCGGTCACGATCCGCACGCTCGATCCGCCGCTCCACGAGTTTCTGCCGAAGCGCGAGCATCTCTTGCAGGAGCTGGCCGGGTTGAAGCACGGCCCCCGCTCCTCCGCGCGACGAAAGCTCCTCGAAGCCACCCTTCGGCGGGTCGAGGAGCTTCACGAGTTCAACCCGATGCTCGGGTTCCGCGGGTGCCGGCTGGGGATCCTCCATCCCGAGATCACGCGGATGCAGGCTCGCGCCATCTTCGAAGCCGCGGCAAGCGTGATCGGGCTCGGGAAGAGGGTGATTCCGGAGATCATGATCCCCTTGGTGGGCGACCCGGAGGAGCTGGGTCGCCAGCGCGCCGAGGTGGAATCGGTCGCGGAGGAGGTGACGCGGCGCCTCGGGGTGGAGGTGCCGCATACGATCGGCACGATGATCGAGGTGCCGCGGGCGGCGGTGCTCGCGGGGGAGATCGCGGCCAAGGCCGACTTCTTCTCCTTCGGGACAAACGACCTGACCCAGATGACCTTCGGCTATTCGCGCGACGACTCGGGACGCTTCCTGCCGGAGTACGTGCGCGCGGGGATTCTGCCGAGCGATCCCTTCGTCTCGATCGACGTGCCGGGGGTGGGAGCCCTGGTCCGGCGGGCCACGTTCGCGGGGCGGAAGAGCAAGCCCGGGCTCAAAGTCGGCGTCTGCGGCGAGCACGGCGGCGATCCGGCGTCGATCGATCTCTTCGAGGAGGTCGGGCTCGATTACGTCTCGTGCAGCCCGTTTCGCGTTCCGCTCGCGCGCCTGGCCGCGGCCCGCGCCGCCCTGAAGCGGATGTGAGCCCCGCGCTCCGCGTCGACGCGATCATCCCCGCGCTCGATGAAGCCGATTCCCTGGGACGGGTGCTCGACCTGCTCCCCTCCCCCCCGGTGCGGCGCGTCATCGTGGCGGATAACGGCTCGACCGATTCGACCCCCCGAATCGCCCGCGACCACGGCGCCACGTGGGTCTTCGAGCCGCGCCGAGGCTACGGCGCCGCCTGCCTCAAGGGCATCGAGGCGCTCGCCCAGGATCCCCCCGACGTGGTGCTTTTCCTGGACGCGGATCTGAGCGACGACCCGGCCGAGGCCGGGACCGTGCTCGGCCCGATCCTCGACGGGCGCGCGGATCTTGTGATCGGATCCAGGACCGCGGGGACGCGTGAGCCCGGGGCGCTCGCCCCGCACGCGCGGTTCGGGAATTGGCTCGCGACGCGCCTCCTCCAGGCGCTCTACGGGGTGCGCTACACGGACCTCGGACCCTTCCGGGCCATCCGATACGATTCGCTGAAGCGGCTGGGCATGGCGGACCGCGATTTCGGCTGGACGGTGGAGATGCAGGTCAAGGCGGCACGCTTGGGACTACGGTACGCCGAGGTCCCGGTCCGCTACCGCCGCCGCGTCGGCCGCTCGAAGATCTCCGGCACCCTCGGGGGCTCAATCCGGGCAGGCATGAAAATCCTGGGTACCATCTTCGCGGACTACCTGACGAAGGGCCCCCCTCGCGCGGGGGTTTCGCGTCCGCTCGGCGGCTCCCCGCGCCCGGGGGCACCTTCTTGACCCATCTTCGGGGATCGGAGTACCATGGCGCCACCTTGGCCCGCTCTCTCGCGACCCCGGTTGTCCGCCGCCTCTCTCTCGTTGCGATGACCCTCGCGGCCTCCGCGTACACCCCTCCGCCGCTCCTGCACACGAACCTGAACCCCCAGTCGGCGCTGACCTGCCGCGGATGCCATGTCGACATCACCCAGCAGTGGGCGAGTTCCGCCCACGCCTCGGCCGACAGAAAATCCAATCTTCTCTTCGGACGGATGTACTTCGCCTCCCTCAAGGGGACGCGCGGCGTGACCATGGTGAAATGCGGTCCGTGCCACGAGACGATTTCCTTCGTGACGAACGACTTCGAGAAGCTCCGGGATGTCAGCGCCGAGGGCGTGACCTGCGTTTACTGTCACGCCATCGCCGGCGCCGGGCCGCCCAAGTCGGTTCCGCCCTTCACGCTCGAGCTGGGGCCTTACTTGGGGCCGATCCGCCAGCCGGTGGCGGTGAAGGATCACGCATCCAAGTACAGCGATTTCATCACCAAGTCCGACTATTGCGGTGGATGCCACCAATACGAAAATCAAAACGGCATCCTGATCAGCGACACCTTCGGCGAGTGGAAACGCTCGAAGTACGCGAAGCAAGGCGTCACATGCCAGCAATGCCACATGCCCGGCGGCTCGGGACGCGCCTCCTCGCTGGGTCCGGTACGGCCGCGCGTCGCGGATCACTCCTTCGCGGGCGCGGGGCGAGCCCTCCGGGACGCGGTGACGCTCGCGCTGCGCCTCGGGAAGCGGAGCGGCGACACGCTCCGCGTCTTCGCGATCGTGACGAACGTCGGCGCCGGGCACGCCATGCCGACCGGGAACGACCAGCATATGCTCCTGATACGGATGCGCCTGACCGACTCGGGCGATCGGATCGTGTGGGAGAACGACCCCTTCCAGGATTGGAACAGCTCCGTCTTCGGTCTCCTGCTCGCGAACGACCTGGGCGGCTACCCGGCCGAGACCTGGACGGCGAGCAAGGTGCTTTCGGATCGGCGCATCCAGGCAGGCGCGACCGCGCAATCGCGGTTCGACATCCCCATCCACGACGCCCGGGGTGCCTTGCGTCTCGAGGCCCAGCTCCTCTACCGGAGGGCCCGCCCCGAGACCATCCACGTTTACAACTTGCCCGGGGACACCTACGACACGGAGCGGCGCGTGGCGCAGGCGACGCTCCAGATTCAGAACCCCTAGACAAGACCAGGTCGAAAATCCTACCGTAGCGGGCATGCGCTCCGACCTCCTAGGGGAAATCCGCAGGGAAGGCTATACGCTCGGCGCGATCTGGCGTTTCTGCCGCGTGAGCCTCGCCCGGGTCTCGCGCGGCCTTCC from the Candidatus Eisenbacteria bacterium genome contains:
- a CDS encoding glycosyltransferase, which produces MSPALRVDAIIPALDEADSLGRVLDLLPSPPVRRVIVADNGSTDSTPRIARDHGATWVFEPRRGYGAACLKGIEALAQDPPDVVLFLDADLSDDPAEAGTVLGPILDGRADLVIGSRTAGTREPGALAPHARFGNWLATRLLQALYGVRYTDLGPFRAIRYDSLKRLGMADRDFGWTVEMQVKAARLGLRYAEVPVRYRRRVGRSKISGTLGGSIRAGMKILGTIFADYLTKGPPRAGVSRPLGGSPRPGAPS